In Chanodichthys erythropterus isolate Z2021 chromosome 11, ASM2448905v1, whole genome shotgun sequence, a single window of DNA contains:
- the plaa gene encoding phospholipase A-2-activating protein — MSGSNSYRLRCSLPAHEMDVRGLAAAAFPDGAFVSVSRDRTARVWVPNPSENQAFTEMLCMNGHSNFVSCVCIIAPNETYPRGLIATGGHDNNICVFSLDRPDPLFTLKGHKNTVCTLSAGKFGTILSGSWDTTAKVWLGEKCMMTLQGHTAAVWAVLILPEQGLMLSGSADKTIKLWKAGRCENTYTGHEDCVRGLAVINDVEFFSCSNDASIRRWLVTGECVQIYYGHTNYIYSLAVFPNGQDFISTGEDRTLRVWRKGECSQTIRLPAQSVWCCCILPNGDIAVGASDGIIRVFTESEDRVASAQDLQAFEDELSKAIIDPKTGDLGDIKIEDLPGREHLSEPGNRDGQTRLIKEGSNVEAYQWSMSDGRWVKIGDVVGGSSQQSSKRVMYEGKEYDFVFTIDVNEGGPPMKLPYNVTDDPWLVAHNFLQKNDLSPMFLDQVANFIIENTKGHTLGPAPASATDPFTGAGRYIPGSGGDNQGFGADPFTGAGRYIPGSESTGTVPSGGADPFTGGSAYSSSSQKATTNIFFPNTDGVMFEQANTTQILGKLRELNNTAPPDHKLSDAALDSLEKLLVLVTDLKSQEQPTAEQISILWRTCHWPEDIVFPVLDILRLAVRHPEVNAQLCGGTEGASLCNHLLGLMSPEGRPANQMLALRTLCNCFSGSHGRALLLGHRDTVLSRAGDLRAVCNKNIHVALATLVLNYAGRLYGQPAEIEAKAQCLSVASTALEVVQDKEAVFRLLVALGTTVARDNTAKDLARSLGVNSQISKYARVSDPAKVGECCRLVLDELQ, encoded by the exons ATGTCCGGTAGTAACTCATACAGGCTGCGATGCTCTCTCCCCGCACACGAGATGGATGTCAGGGGTCTCGCCGCTGCCGCGTTTCCAGACGGAGCGTTTGTGTCCGTGTCCAGAGACCGAACCGCACGGGTCTGGGTACCAAACCCAAG tgaaaacCAGGCCTTTACTGAGATGCTCTGTATGAACGGCCACTCAAACTTTGTGTCTTGTGTGTGTATCATCGCTCCTAATGAAACATATCCCCGAGGACTCATCGCAACTGGAGGTCATGACAACAACATCTGTGTGTTTTCACTAGACCGACCAGACCCTCTGTTCACCCTCAAGGGTCACAAAAACACAG TCTGCACACTCTCAGCTGGCAAGTTTGGCACAATACTGAGTGGCTCATGGGACACTACAGCCAAAGTCTGGCTCGGAGAGAAGTGCATGATGACTTTACAG GGACACACCGCTGCTGTATGGGCTGTGCTTATTTTACCGGAGCAGGGCTTAATGCTGTCTGGATCAGCTGACAAGACCATCAAATTATGGAAGGCTGGTCGCTGTGAGAACACCTACACTG GTCACGAGGACTGTGTGCGAGGGCTCGCGGTTATAAACGACGTGGAGTTTTTCTCCTGCAGTAATGACGCCAGTATTAGACGGTGGTTGGTGACGGGTGAATGCGTGCAGATTTACTACGGTCACACAAACTATATCTACAGCCTTGCTGTCTTCCCTAACGGACAAG ACTTCATAAGCACAGGAGAGGACAGGACACTGAGAGTCTGGAGGAAGGGGGAATGTTCCCAGACAATCCGTCTTCCTGCCCAGTCAGTGTGGTGCTGCTGTATTCTGCCTAATGGAGACATTGCTGTGGGAGCCAG CGATGGCATTATCCGTGTGTTCACTGAGAGTGAAGACCGTGTAGCAAGTGCTCAGGACCTGCAGGCTTTTGAGGATGAGCTCTCCAAAGCCATCATCGATCCCAAGACTGGAGACTTGGGCGACATCAAAATAGAGGACTTGCCTGGGAGAGAACACCTCAGTGAGCCAG GGAATCGTGATGGACAGACACGGCTCATAAAGGAGGGCTCTAATGTTGAAGCCTATCAGTGGAGCATGAGTGATGGACGCTGGGTGAAGATTGGTGATGTAGTGGGCGGGTCTTCTCAGCAAAGTTCAAAGCGAGTGATGTATGAAGGCAAG GAGTACGACTTTGTCTTCACCATCGATGTGAATGAGGGAGGTCCACCCATGAAGCTGCCTTACAATGTGACTGATGACCCCTGGCTAGTAGCTCACAACTTCCTGCAGAAGAATGACCTGAGCCCCATGTTCTTGGATCAGGTGGCCAATTTTATCATCGAAAACACTAAAGGTCACACTCTTGGGCCAGCCCCCGCCTCTGCCACAGACCCCTTCACAG GTGCAGGGCGATACATCCCAGGTTCAGGAGGCGACAACCAAGGATTTGGTGCTGATCCTTTCACAG GAGCTGGTCGGTATATACCCGGTTCAGAATCCACAGGCACAGTGCCTTCAGGCGGAGCTGATCCTTTTACTG GTGGCAGTGCATATTCCTCTTCCTCTCAGAAAGCTACAACAAACATCTTTTTCCCCAATACCGATGGAGTTATGTTTGAACAGGCAAATACCACCCAGATTCTTG GTAAGCTTCGGGAGCTGAACAACACTGCTCCTCCGGACCATAAGCTGAGTGACGCAGCATTGGACTCTCTGGAGAAGTTGTTAGTCCTTGTTACAGATCTGAAGAGTCAGGAACAGCCCACAGCAGAGCAGATCAGTATTCTCTGGAGGACTTGCCATTGGCCAGAAG ACATTGTTTTCCCTGTGTTGGACATCCTGCGCTTGGCTGTGCGCCATCCTGAAGTCAATGCCCAGCTTTGTGGCGGGACAGAGGGTGCCAGTCTTTGCAACCATCTCCTGGGTCTCATGTCCCCCGAAGGCAGGCCTGCAAACCAGATGCTGGCGCTCCGCACTCTCTGCAACTGTTTCTCTGGGTCCCACGGCCGCGCTCTACTCTTGGGACACCGTGACACAGTCCTCTCCCGGGCCGGAGACCTCCGTGCTGTCTGCAACAAGAACATCCACGTGGCGCTGGCTACACTGGTGCTCAACTACGCTGGAAGATTGTACGGTCAACCTGCTGAGATCGAGGCCAAGGCACAGTGCTTGTCAGTGGCTAGCACTGCCTTAGAGGTCGTACAGGACAAAGAGGCTGTCTTCAGGCTGCTGGTGGCCCTGGGGACCACAGTGGCCAGGGACAACACCGCAAAGGACCTTGCACGATCTTTGGGTGTCAACTCTCAGATTTCTAAATATGCCAGGGTCTCTGATCCGGCTAAAGTGGGGGAGTGCTGCCGACTAGTGCTTGATGAACTGCAGTGA
- the smim20 gene encoding small integral membrane protein 20: MSTNKRITLIFGGFIAAVAVAFYPIFFHPLTHTEDYKQVQKMNRAGVNQADVQPVGVKIWSDPYKPKS; the protein is encoded by the exons ATGTCCACTAATAAGAGGATAACGCTCATATTTGGAGGCTTcattgctgctgttgctgtggcTTTTTATCCTATATTTTTCCATCCTCTCACTCACACTGAAGACTACA AGCAGGTCCAGAAGATGAATCGAGCTGGAGTCAATCAAGCAGATGTGCAGCCTGTTG GTGTGAAGATCTGGTCTGATCCCTACAAGCCAAAATCATGA